The following are encoded in a window of Magnetococcus sp. PR-3 genomic DNA:
- a CDS encoding LutB/LldF family L-lactate oxidation iron-sulfur protein, with product MQSERVDFPSAAQKALADQRLRSNLRRAMDGLMEKRAAQFVDVDRWNALRARGENARQRALSKLPELLVQLEEKLIANGIQVHWAQTTDEANSIIVELLKGAKAKSVVKGKSMVSEEMHLNGALERDGIEVVESDLGEYVIQLAGEGPSHIIMPCIHKERDEIGKLFQEKIPGAPYSEEPEELTAMARTVLREKFAQADAGISGVNMAVAETGTLVLVENEGNGRMSTTVPDMHIAVTGIDKVVEKLEDVPPLLSLLTRSATGQPITTYVNMISSPRKEGELDGPREVHLVLLDNGRSGIYEDPERRATLQCIRCGACMNHCPVYGRIGGHAYQGVYPGPIGKILTPQLQGLDEYPDHAGASTLCQRCAEVCPVAIPIGKMLVNLRAQKAKCGEVPIQGCGGGSTSESVGWNLWFWLHASPWRYRVMARLAASFRWAIPSWLPGLRVWSRVRVPPKPAQKPLHQRLHEIGVDHE from the coding sequence ATGCAGAGTGAGCGCGTAGATTTTCCCAGTGCAGCCCAAAAGGCACTAGCTGATCAGCGCCTGCGAAGTAACCTGCGTCGGGCGATGGATGGCTTGATGGAGAAGCGGGCCGCTCAGTTTGTGGATGTCGATCGCTGGAATGCCCTGCGTGCCCGTGGTGAAAATGCCCGGCAAAGGGCTTTGAGCAAGCTGCCTGAGCTATTGGTGCAGCTAGAAGAGAAGCTTATTGCCAATGGTATACAGGTCCACTGGGCACAGACCACCGATGAGGCCAACAGTATCATCGTTGAGCTGCTTAAAGGGGCCAAAGCCAAATCTGTGGTTAAGGGTAAATCCATGGTTTCCGAGGAGATGCACCTGAATGGTGCCTTGGAGCGCGATGGTATTGAAGTGGTAGAGAGTGACCTGGGGGAGTATGTTATCCAGCTGGCCGGTGAAGGACCATCGCACATTATTATGCCCTGTATCCATAAGGAGCGGGATGAAATCGGCAAGCTGTTTCAGGAGAAAATTCCGGGTGCGCCCTATAGTGAAGAGCCTGAAGAGTTAACAGCCATGGCCCGTACGGTCTTACGGGAGAAGTTCGCCCAGGCCGATGCTGGTATCTCCGGTGTTAATATGGCTGTGGCTGAAACGGGCACTTTGGTTTTGGTTGAAAATGAGGGTAACGGCCGCATGAGCACCACGGTACCGGATATGCACATTGCGGTAACCGGTATTGATAAAGTGGTGGAAAAACTAGAGGATGTGCCGCCTCTTCTAAGTCTGTTAACGCGTTCAGCAACGGGCCAGCCCATTACCACCTACGTCAATATGATCTCCTCTCCACGTAAAGAAGGAGAGCTGGATGGTCCGCGTGAGGTTCATCTGGTGCTGTTGGATAATGGCCGCTCTGGTATTTATGAAGACCCCGAACGACGGGCTACTTTACAGTGTATCCGCTGCGGGGCGTGTATGAACCACTGTCCCGTGTATGGGCGGATCGGGGGGCACGCTTACCAAGGCGTCTACCCGGGTCCCATTGGTAAAATTCTTACACCACAGTTGCAGGGGTTGGATGAGTACCCTGATCATGCGGGTGCCTCGACCCTTTGTCAGCGATGTGCTGAGGTGTGCCCGGTGGCCATACCCATTGGTAAAATGTTGGTCAATTTGCGTGCCCAGAAAGCCAAGTGTGGTGAGGTGCCTATTCAAGGGTGTGGTGGTGGCTCTACAAGCGAAAGTGTGGGGTGGAATCTTTGGTTCTGGTTGCATGCTAGCCCTTGGCGATACCGCGTGATGGCACGTTTGGCAGCCAGCTTTCGATGGGCCATCCCCAGTTGGTTACCCGGATTACGGGTATGGAGCCGGGTTCGCGTCCCCCCTAAACCAGCACAAAAACCGCTCCATCAAAGGTTACATGAGATTGGAGTTGACCATGAGTAA
- a CDS encoding LutC/YkgG family protein — MSNAREAILKRLQGSAGRHPVLEPSNSIMEQSRTTPEQRTARFVAAMEAQRTEVIRTSPDDWPQVLAKLVAQEGWKQLWHGAKMPQLPALQQSGMAPHTLMPFDQPVEGLKDRLFLADAGFTTVHGAVADPGGLIVWPTPQEPRTLSLVPPVHVALLYEETIQDSLWTMMQDEGWVEEGLPTNALLISGPSKTADIEQTLVHGVHGPKRLIVLMVCSRH; from the coding sequence ATGAGTAATGCCCGAGAAGCGATCCTTAAACGCTTGCAAGGTTCCGCAGGTCGTCATCCGGTTTTGGAGCCTTCCAATAGCATTATGGAGCAGAGCCGTACAACACCAGAGCAACGTACAGCTCGGTTTGTTGCGGCCATGGAAGCGCAACGTACTGAAGTAATCCGTACATCCCCAGATGATTGGCCGCAAGTCTTGGCCAAGTTGGTGGCCCAGGAAGGGTGGAAGCAGCTTTGGCATGGGGCAAAGATGCCTCAGTTGCCAGCTTTGCAGCAATCTGGTATGGCACCACACACTCTAATGCCGTTTGATCAGCCGGTAGAGGGTCTCAAAGATCGGCTCTTTTTGGCCGATGCTGGCTTTACCACGGTACATGGTGCTGTGGCTGATCCAGGTGGTTTGATTGTTTGGCCGACCCCTCAGGAGCCCCGAACACTCTCCTTGGTGCCACCAGTCCATGTGGCGCTGTTGTATGAGGAGACCATTCAGGACTCTTTATGGACCATGATGCAGGATGAAGGTTGGGTTGAAGAAGGATTACCCACCAATGCCTTACTGATCTCAGGTCCCTCTAAAACTGCAGATATTGAGCAAACACTTGTCCATGGGGTGCATGGGCCCAAGCGTTTGATTGTTTTGATGGTTTGTTCGCGTCATTGA
- a CDS encoding FAD-binding and (Fe-S)-binding domain-containing protein has product MSEFDTAALYTDLKVHIPASRLIQDGLRTLAYGTDASFYRLIPKLVVWVESEQEVLRLLEACRQHHAPVTFRAAGTSLSGQAVTNGVLAVLGRGWGGHYLEDEGKIAHFGPGVIGAQANRILAPYQRKIGPDPASINACKIGGIVANNASGMCCGVAQNSYHTVAGMRLVLADGAVLDSRDSNSVAAFKESHGDLLQAIKDLSEQVRQDHALANRIRHKFAIKNTTGYSLNALVDFEDPIEILQHLMVGSEGTLGFVSEMAYHTVPEYAHKATVMLLYPDIESACHAVTLLKEAPVDAAELIDRAGLGAVADQRGAPEGLHKLDDEVAALLVETRAPNAKQLQQQIDQLTALLKGTGPRDAPAFSTDPDQCASWWNLRKGLFPSVGSVRENGTTVIIEDVAFPLEHLAAGTRTLTELFHKHGYHQAVLFGHALAGNLHFVFTQDFNHQEEVDRYAALMDDVCDVVVNRFDGSLKAEHGTGRNMAPFVELEWGAQATELMHTIKHMLDPQGLLNPGVVLNSDRRVHLKNLKPLPAADPLVDLCIECGFCEPVCPSRNLTLTPRQRVVGWREISRLQSEGGDEETLRAMQESYAYQGMDTCAACGLCSTACPVGIEAGALIKSLRGRKQSAKAHRVAQWSADHYSTVQKATQVGLSASSVTRKVLGGKRIEGWSKALRKVSGERSPVVPASLPGPAQWVPPLSVGTEDFPLGPVLYLPSCASRTFGADPDGSETRPLPEVVVSLLNKAGYQVIVPEALEQHCCGMPFESKGFADLADAKAAAMADAIIAAGGDRMAVIQDVSPCTLRLQRSVGQKLPNLVDLVTFLTQQVLPHVEVVSKEDAIALHVTCSTRRMGLADTLTVLAKALANKVIQPPSVTCCGFAGDKGFTQPELNQSALAKIRQEIPESVKEGFSTSPTCQIGLASHAGIPYNHIAVLMDRLTQAKTSN; this is encoded by the coding sequence ATGTCCGAGTTTGATACGGCGGCACTCTACACCGACCTTAAAGTACACATTCCAGCTTCGCGTCTGATCCAAGATGGTTTACGCACCTTGGCTTATGGCACCGATGCCAGTTTTTACCGTTTGATCCCTAAATTGGTGGTATGGGTAGAGAGTGAGCAGGAGGTCTTGCGCTTATTGGAAGCCTGCCGTCAGCACCATGCGCCGGTGACGTTTCGTGCCGCCGGTACATCACTTTCAGGTCAAGCTGTGACCAATGGTGTCTTGGCTGTTTTAGGGCGTGGTTGGGGTGGGCATTACCTGGAAGATGAAGGGAAAATTGCCCACTTTGGTCCCGGTGTTATCGGTGCCCAAGCCAACCGAATTTTGGCACCCTACCAGCGTAAAATTGGACCAGATCCCGCTTCAATCAACGCTTGTAAAATTGGGGGAATCGTTGCCAATAATGCCAGTGGCATGTGTTGTGGTGTCGCCCAGAACAGTTACCATACCGTTGCGGGTATGCGTTTGGTGTTGGCTGATGGTGCTGTACTGGATAGTCGGGATAGCAACAGTGTCGCAGCTTTTAAAGAGAGCCATGGTGATCTGTTGCAGGCTATTAAGGATTTATCTGAACAGGTCAGGCAAGATCATGCCCTGGCTAATCGGATCCGCCATAAATTTGCGATCAAGAACACCACAGGATACAGCTTGAATGCGTTGGTGGATTTTGAGGATCCCATTGAGATACTGCAGCATTTGATGGTTGGCTCGGAAGGTACCTTGGGTTTTGTTTCAGAAATGGCCTATCACACCGTGCCCGAGTATGCCCATAAAGCCACAGTGATGTTGTTATATCCTGATATCGAGTCAGCCTGCCATGCCGTGACCCTACTTAAAGAAGCGCCAGTGGATGCGGCTGAGTTGATTGACCGGGCAGGGTTGGGAGCCGTTGCCGATCAGCGTGGGGCGCCCGAAGGGTTGCATAAACTGGATGACGAAGTGGCAGCATTGTTGGTTGAAACCCGCGCTCCGAACGCCAAACAATTACAGCAACAGATCGATCAGCTTACAGCGTTGCTCAAGGGGACAGGACCAAGGGATGCCCCAGCTTTTTCAACCGATCCTGACCAGTGTGCAAGTTGGTGGAACTTACGTAAGGGGTTATTTCCCTCAGTAGGTAGTGTGCGTGAGAACGGCACAACCGTTATTATTGAGGATGTCGCTTTTCCCCTAGAACATCTGGCGGCTGGCACTCGCACCTTGACCGAGCTGTTTCATAAACACGGTTATCACCAAGCTGTACTGTTTGGGCATGCCTTGGCTGGCAATTTACATTTTGTTTTTACACAAGATTTCAACCATCAAGAAGAGGTCGATCGTTATGCCGCTCTGATGGATGATGTGTGTGATGTTGTTGTAAATCGGTTTGATGGTTCCTTAAAAGCTGAACATGGTACCGGCCGCAATATGGCACCCTTTGTGGAGCTGGAGTGGGGTGCCCAGGCCACCGAATTGATGCATACCATCAAGCATATGCTGGATCCTCAAGGGTTACTTAACCCTGGGGTTGTTTTGAATAGTGACCGTCGCGTTCATCTGAAAAATTTAAAACCCCTACCTGCAGCAGACCCTTTGGTGGATTTATGCATCGAGTGTGGTTTTTGTGAGCCTGTTTGCCCCAGCCGAAATTTAACCCTGACACCCCGGCAGCGGGTGGTTGGGTGGCGTGAGATCAGCCGTCTACAGTCTGAAGGTGGTGATGAAGAAACCCTTCGGGCTATGCAGGAGAGTTATGCCTATCAAGGTATGGATACCTGTGCCGCCTGCGGTCTCTGTTCAACGGCTTGTCCTGTAGGAATTGAAGCGGGCGCACTCATTAAATCATTAAGGGGTCGTAAACAGTCAGCCAAAGCTCACCGGGTAGCTCAGTGGAGTGCGGACCACTACAGTACCGTACAGAAGGCTACTCAAGTTGGATTGTCTGCTTCATCCGTGACCAGAAAAGTGTTGGGTGGTAAGCGGATTGAAGGGTGGAGCAAGGCGCTTCGTAAGGTGAGTGGTGAACGATCCCCCGTCGTTCCTGCAAGCCTGCCTGGACCGGCCCAGTGGGTACCACCTTTGTCGGTTGGTACTGAAGATTTCCCGCTTGGGCCGGTTCTCTATTTACCCAGTTGTGCCAGCCGTACCTTTGGTGCAGACCCAGATGGGTCAGAGACCCGACCTCTTCCAGAGGTGGTGGTATCGTTACTCAACAAAGCTGGTTATCAGGTTATTGTCCCTGAAGCTTTAGAGCAACACTGCTGTGGTATGCCCTTTGAGAGTAAAGGTTTTGCGGATTTGGCGGATGCGAAAGCAGCTGCTATGGCAGATGCGATAATAGCCGCTGGCGGTGATCGTATGGCTGTGATCCAGGATGTAAGCCCCTGTACATTACGGTTGCAGCGTAGTGTGGGGCAAAAGCTACCCAATTTGGTTGATCTGGTTACCTTTTTAACTCAGCAGGTTTTACCCCACGTAGAGGTTGTGTCAAAAGAGGATGCCATTGCGCTACATGTAACGTGTAGTACGCGGCGTATGGGGTTGGCCGATACGTTAACAGTATTGGCAAAAGCGCTGGCCAATAAAGTTATTCAGCCACCTTCTGTCACCTGTTGTGGTTTTGCGGGAGATAAAGGGTTTACCCAGCCTGAGTTGAACCAATCTGCCTTGGCAAAAATTAGACAGGAGATTCCAGAATCAGTGAAAGAGGGGTTCTCGACCAGTCCGACCTGTCAAATTGGGTTAGCCAGCCATGCTGGTATACCTTACAACCATATTGCCGTCCTGATGGACCGATTAACTCAGGCTAAAACCTCTAACTAA
- a CDS encoding PilZ domain-containing protein: MADKASQSQQQREFVRIDDLLPLAWQRVEPEAYAKIFEYYQKHNIFPPKQGGVGEVLKTLDIEDMLQDLERSDPNLSHILGRLDQKLNLLLKLFHPNDDDLPMALTPVNLSGGGLAFWEQDPPLESGTIIQMRLSLSEDALFIVELFARVIVVIPNDRDGMTRVAVKFDPVLPNDREQIIQHIFRRQNELLRSKKGRKRA; this comes from the coding sequence ATGGCGGATAAAGCTTCACAGTCCCAACAACAGCGTGAATTTGTACGCATTGATGATCTGTTGCCTCTCGCATGGCAACGCGTCGAGCCCGAAGCTTACGCCAAAATTTTTGAATATTACCAAAAACACAATATCTTCCCCCCCAAACAAGGTGGTGTGGGAGAGGTTTTAAAAACGCTGGATATTGAGGATATGCTACAGGATCTGGAACGTAGCGATCCCAACCTGTCACATATCCTTGGCCGCTTAGACCAAAAGCTAAACTTACTGCTTAAGCTGTTTCATCCCAATGATGATGATCTGCCAATGGCACTGACCCCTGTAAATTTAAGCGGGGGCGGGTTGGCTTTTTGGGAGCAAGATCCACCTCTTGAGAGCGGTACCATTATCCAAATGCGCCTTTCCTTATCGGAAGATGCTCTGTTTATTGTGGAACTCTTTGCCCGCGTTATTGTGGTCATTCCCAACGACCGGGATGGTATGACACGGGTAGCTGTAAAATTTGATCCTGTCCTGCCTAATGATAGAGAACAGATCATTCAACATATCTTCCGTCGCCAGAACGAACTCCTGCGCTCCAAAAAGGGCAGAAAACGCGCCTAA
- a CDS encoding flagellar motor protein MotB: MGKKCPPCKKGAPGWMVTFGDLMSLLLTFFVLLLSFAQLDIVKFEKVSGSMKDAFGVQRIEQINAIPTGNTIIAPEFASEMVLVQLREKVENVLGPLVDNGEAELSNEQDGFVMQVDSDSTFHPGTLQLKEEFQTKLMEIANILNTHPDTRNNKIRVIGHTDTTPPPGGQYPTNWALSAAQAASVVGFLTNQGEVDPIRMEVRAQGEVTNKYDNATEEGRSKNRRIEILVSRETVPTILDDYADDETLQGAQDRMQ; encoded by the coding sequence ATGGGTAAGAAATGTCCACCATGTAAAAAGGGCGCACCGGGTTGGATGGTAACCTTCGGGGATTTAATGTCCCTGTTGCTGACCTTCTTCGTGCTACTGCTCTCTTTTGCCCAGCTTGATATCGTGAAGTTTGAGAAGGTCTCAGGCTCCATGAAGGATGCCTTTGGTGTGCAACGTATTGAGCAGATCAACGCCATCCCCACCGGTAACACCATTATTGCTCCGGAGTTTGCCAGCGAGATGGTTCTGGTGCAGCTGCGTGAGAAAGTTGAAAATGTACTCGGTCCACTGGTTGATAATGGCGAAGCCGAACTCAGTAATGAGCAGGATGGCTTTGTCATGCAGGTGGATAGTGATAGCACCTTCCACCCTGGTACATTGCAGTTGAAGGAAGAGTTTCAGACTAAATTGATGGAAATCGCCAATATTCTGAACACCCATCCTGATACCCGTAACAATAAAATCCGTGTCATCGGCCATACCGATACCACGCCCCCTCCTGGTGGCCAGTACCCCACCAACTGGGCACTCTCTGCGGCCCAAGCGGCCTCGGTGGTCGGTTTTTTGACCAACCAGGGAGAAGTTGACCCCATTCGTATGGAGGTACGTGCCCAGGGCGAGGTTACCAATAAGTACGACAACGCCACAGAAGAGGGTCGTTCTAAAAACCGTCGCATTGAAATCTTAGTCTCTCGTGAGACGGTTCCGACCATTCTGGATGATTATGCGGATGATGAGACCTTACAAGGCGCACAGGACCGCATGCAATAA
- a CDS encoding motility protein A: MDLATVIGIVMGFALILMAIMLGGDLVMFINVPSLLIVIGGTIAAMFIKHKMSDVFGSVGVVMKAFLVKPQNPEQTIGQLIDMANIARKDGILALEKVKSEDAFLQGAVNHCVDGADPEFLESVLRKDLEYLASRHGRGVAIWEGIGETAPAFGMIGTLIGLVQMLATMDDPSSIGPAMAVALLTTLYGSIFANVVAIPLAVKLQMYSAEEQVVREIIIDGMIGIQKGVNPRMLQEALKAALPPSQRDAD, encoded by the coding sequence ATGGATCTGGCAACAGTCATCGGCATTGTCATGGGTTTTGCCCTGATTCTCATGGCCATCATGCTCGGTGGTGATTTGGTAATGTTTATTAACGTGCCAAGTCTTCTCATCGTGATCGGTGGTACCATTGCCGCCATGTTCATTAAGCATAAAATGAGCGATGTGTTCGGCTCAGTGGGCGTCGTTATGAAGGCCTTTCTGGTCAAGCCTCAGAACCCTGAGCAGACCATTGGCCAACTTATCGACATGGCAAACATCGCCCGTAAAGATGGTATCCTGGCACTTGAAAAAGTGAAATCAGAAGATGCCTTCTTACAAGGTGCTGTTAACCACTGTGTGGATGGCGCGGATCCAGAGTTCCTGGAAAGCGTTCTCCGCAAGGACCTGGAATACTTGGCCAGCCGCCATGGTCGTGGTGTGGCGATCTGGGAAGGTATTGGTGAAACTGCACCAGCCTTTGGTATGATCGGAACACTGATCGGCCTCGTGCAGATGCTTGCCACCATGGATGACCCCTCCTCGATTGGACCAGCGATGGCGGTTGCGTTGTTGACCACCCTGTACGGTTCAATCTTCGCAAACGTGGTGGCCATTCCTCTGGCGGTTAAGCTGCAGATGTACAGTGCCGAGGAACAGGTGGTACGTGAAATTATCATCGACGGCATGATTGGCATTCAGAAAGGGGTTAACCCCCGGATGCTGCAAGAAGCCTTGAAAGCGGCTCTGCCCCCCAGCCAACGTGATGCCGATTGA
- the mtnA gene encoding S-methyl-5-thioribose-1-phosphate isomerase yields the protein MSIFDVAVWDENEGHVRMLDQRRLPNEELYLTYKSAAEMAVGIRDMVVRGAPAIGCACAYGVAVEAKRIAQNGTPKNWAEAMAPGMETLRQSRPTAVNLTWALERMAPLLESTAAEQVPQRLLQEAHAIREEDIASCRAMGVHGAKLLPVIKDRPTVIMTHCNAGALATAGYGTALGVIRAGHEAQAGNLRVIANETRPYLQGARLTAWELIRDEIDTTLITDNMAGWLMANGEVDAIVVGSDRVAANGDVANKIGTYTLAVLANRHHIPFFVAAPLSTVDLRCPTGAEIPIEERPSEEVTHCMTKNSAAQGVKVRNPAFDVTPAELVTAFISEKGVAKAPNKEKIAKLFQI from the coding sequence ATGAGTATCTTTGATGTGGCGGTCTGGGATGAAAATGAGGGACATGTGCGCATGCTTGACCAGCGCCGCCTACCCAATGAAGAGCTCTACCTAACCTACAAAAGTGCTGCTGAAATGGCCGTAGGGATTCGGGATATGGTCGTGCGCGGCGCCCCTGCTATTGGGTGTGCGTGTGCCTATGGTGTGGCGGTTGAGGCCAAACGCATCGCCCAGAATGGTACACCAAAAAACTGGGCAGAAGCGATGGCACCAGGTATGGAGACCTTACGTCAAAGCCGCCCCACAGCGGTGAACCTGACCTGGGCACTGGAACGCATGGCCCCCCTTTTAGAAAGCACCGCAGCGGAACAGGTTCCCCAGCGCCTTTTACAAGAGGCTCATGCCATTCGTGAAGAGGATATTGCCTCCTGCCGCGCTATGGGGGTTCATGGTGCCAAGTTACTGCCGGTAATCAAAGACCGTCCGACAGTTATCATGACACACTGCAATGCTGGGGCACTGGCCACCGCAGGGTATGGTACGGCCTTAGGGGTTATCCGTGCAGGGCACGAAGCTCAAGCGGGTAACTTACGCGTTATAGCCAATGAGACCCGCCCTTACCTACAAGGTGCACGTCTGACGGCATGGGAACTGATCAGAGATGAGATTGACACCACCCTTATAACCGACAACATGGCAGGGTGGCTCATGGCCAATGGTGAAGTCGATGCCATTGTTGTGGGTTCTGACCGTGTGGCCGCCAATGGGGATGTCGCCAATAAGATCGGTACCTACACCCTGGCTGTACTGGCCAATCGCCATCATATTCCTTTCTTTGTCGCAGCACCGCTCTCAACCGTCGATCTTCGCTGCCCGACAGGTGCGGAAATTCCTATTGAAGAGCGGCCCTCTGAAGAGGTCACCCACTGCATGACAAAAAACAGTGCCGCACAAGGTGTCAAGGTCCGCAACCCAGCTTTTGACGTGACACCAGCGGAACTTGTAACAGCCTTTATATCGGAAAAAGGGGTCGCTAAAGCCCCGAATAAGGAAAAAATTGCAAAGCTTTTCCAGATTTAA